A genomic region of Polyangiaceae bacterium contains the following coding sequences:
- a CDS encoding right-handed parallel beta-helix repeat-containing protein: protein MKSIPFSYLAVALAQLALTPLAIGCGGEGTGTTGSSASAGSGGSGGDGGAGGSGGMAPAGPCDMAHDTEVVVKDAAELTDALAKAAPGMLIRLEPGTYADTFDVTVSGAADKPIVLCGPREAIIDSSANPTLTGIDMINVQHWILSGFTVTGGGQGIYLNGSSDNVITALSIHDVGEIAIRLRNGASRNTIQHCEIKNTGMKDPESAEGIFIGTIDSAWPDPNTPDACDGTKILWNVFGPGIKTEHIDLKEGTKGGEIRGNTFDGVGLVGANSEDSWVTVTGSGYLFAENTGTTAPKDGFQVRSSNAAWGHDNVFEKNVAKVDGPGYGFYVAPGSMGTIIKCDNMVEGAVMGFSNVMCTP from the coding sequence ATGAAATCCATACCTTTTTCGTATCTTGCGGTAGCACTCGCGCAACTTGCCCTGACCCCGTTGGCCATCGGGTGCGGCGGTGAGGGCACCGGCACCACGGGATCCAGTGCTTCCGCAGGCTCGGGCGGAAGCGGCGGTGACGGAGGTGCTGGCGGGTCGGGTGGCATGGCGCCGGCCGGTCCGTGCGATATGGCGCACGACACCGAGGTGGTCGTCAAAGATGCGGCCGAACTGACCGATGCTCTGGCAAAAGCCGCTCCTGGAATGCTCATTCGCCTCGAGCCGGGGACATATGCGGATACGTTCGACGTGACCGTGTCCGGTGCCGCGGACAAACCCATCGTTTTGTGCGGTCCGCGCGAAGCGATCATCGATTCGTCCGCCAATCCGACGCTCACCGGCATCGACATGATCAACGTGCAGCACTGGATCCTTTCCGGTTTTACCGTCACGGGAGGTGGACAAGGAATTTATTTGAATGGATCGAGCGACAACGTGATCACGGCGCTATCCATTCATGACGTGGGTGAAATCGCGATTCGATTGCGCAACGGAGCGAGCCGGAACACGATACAACATTGCGAAATCAAAAATACGGGCATGAAGGATCCCGAAAGTGCCGAGGGGATTTTCATTGGAACCATCGATAGCGCCTGGCCCGATCCGAATACGCCGGATGCATGCGACGGAACGAAGATATTGTGGAACGTTTTTGGCCCGGGGATCAAGACCGAGCACATCGACTTGAAGGAGGGCACGAAGGGCGGCGAAATTCGTGGCAACACGTTCGATGGCGTGGGCCTCGTCGGCGCCAATTCCGAGGATTCTTGGGTGACCGTGACGGGGAGTGGGTATCTATTTGCAGAGAATACCGGGACGACGGCTCCAAAGGATGGCTTTCAAGTGCGGTCGTCCAATGCGGCTTGGGGTCACGACAACGTATTCGAGAAGAACGTCGCGAAGGTCGATGGTCCCGGATATGGGTTTTACGTGGCACCGGGCAGCATGGGGACGATCATCAAGTGCGACAACATGGTGGAAGGCGCCGTCATGGGCTTTTCCAATGTGATGTGTACGCCTTGA